A stretch of DNA from Deinococcus aerolatus:
AGCTGAGAACCGTGCTGGGCGAGGTGCCGGGCAGCCTGAACTCGGCGGCGCTGCGGCGGGCCTGCGGGGCGGTGCTGGGTTACGCCCGCGTGACGCAACAGGGCGAACTGCGGATGGTGCGCCGCGCTGTGCGCTTCGAGCCGGGAGCGCACATGCGGCTGCCCGAGGCGGCGGTGCGGGCGCTGGAGCTGTTCACGGCCCAGGCACCCGGCGGCGTGGCCCTGATGGACGTGCTGTCCCAGACGCGCACGGCAGGCGGGCGGCGCAGGCTACGGGCCTGGCTGCGCGCCCCGCTGCTGGACGAGCTGAGCATCCGCGCCCGGCTGGACAGCGTGGAGACCCTGACCCGCGCCGCCGACCTGCGGACCGGGGTGCGCTCGCTGCTGTACCGCGCCCACGATCTGGAACGGCTCTCGGCGCGGGTGGCCGTCAAGCGGGCCACCCCCCGCGAGGTGGCCTCGCTGGCGCGCACGCTGGAGCTGCTGCCCGAGGCCGTGCGGCTGCTGGACGGCCTGGACGGCCTGCTGGGCGGCGTGCGGACCCGGCTGGACGGCCTGCCTGAAGTCGTGACCCGCATCCGCGCCGCACTGGTGGACGATCCGCCCATCCGCGCCGGGGACGGCGGGCTGATCCGTGACGGCTTCCACGCCGGTCTGGACGAATTGCGCAGCGCGGCAGTGGGTCACCGCGCGTGGCTGGCCGAGCTGGAACTGGCCGAGCGGGCCAGAACCGGCATCGGCAACCTCAAGGTGGGCTTCAACAATGTCTTCGGGTATTACCTGGAGGTCACCGGGCCGCACCTGGGCAAGGTGCCCCCGGACTACCGCCAGATCGCCACCCTGAAAGACCGTGCCCGCTTCACCCGCCCGGACCTGCGCGAGCGCGAGCGCGAGATTGCCCGGCTGGAACAGGCCGCCGAACGGCTGGAACTGGAGGTCTTCACCGAGCTGCGCGACAGCCTGGCCGCCCACGCCGAGGCACTCTCGGAGGCGGCCGGGGCGCTGGCTGAGCTGGACGTGCTCTCTGCCCTGGCCGAGATCGCCGTGGAGTGCGGCTGGACCCGCCCGCAGACGGTGGACGGCGGCGCGCGCCTGACCCAGGCCCGGCATCCGGTGGTGGAGGCAGCCACCGGCGGCAAATTCGTGCCCAACGACGCCGTTCTGGGGCCAGGGCGCACCACGCTGCTGCTGACCGGCCCCAACATGGCCGGCAAGTCCACCTACCTGCGCACCGTGGCCATCTGCGCGCTGCTGCACCAGATTGGCTCGTTCGTCCCGGCTGACGGGGCGGACCTGCCGGTGTACGACGCCATCCACACCCGCATCGGGGCCAGCGACGATCTGGCCGGCGGGCGCAGCACCTTCATGGTGGAGATGTCGGAACTGGCGGCCATCCTGCACGGCGTCACCGCCCGCAGTCTGGTGATTCTGGACGAGGTGGGGCGCGGCACCTCCACGCTGGACGGTCTGGCCATCGCGCAGGCGGCGCTGGAACACCTGCACGGCACCGGGGCGCACACGCTGTTCGCCACCCACTACTTCGAGCTGACCCGGCTGGAAGGCGAGCACCCCGGTCTGGTCAACCTGCACGTCGCCGCCGAGGAGGATGAGAGTGCCCATGACGGGCGCGGCGGCCTGACCTTCTACCATCAGGTGATTCCCGGCGCGGCCCGCCAGAGCTACGGCGTGGAGGTCGCGCGGCTGGCCGGGCTGCCCGCCCCGGTCACGGCACGCGCTGCCCGCCTGCTGACCGCCCTGAACAC
This window harbors:
- the mutS gene encoding DNA mismatch repair protein MutS yields the protein MRVAQKVLKGTGNGALPPMLEQYVRMRDEVAAQLPHAILLFQVGDFYETFGEDAERAARLLRIALTHKSSRDFSTPMAGIPLRALDSNVERLLAAGVCVAVADQVEEPGSGLVERKVTQLLTPGTVTEERHLSADENYLAAVATGDGYALALLDISTGEFRCAAFHTRSALYDELSRWRAREVLLAPELSGNPALLSDFQTRFPVMLSPANFEEDGCCDELRTVLGEVPGSLNSAALRRACGAVLGYARVTQQGELRMVRRAVRFEPGAHMRLPEAAVRALELFTAQAPGGVALMDVLSQTRTAGGRRRLRAWLRAPLLDELSIRARLDSVETLTRAADLRTGVRSLLYRAHDLERLSARVAVKRATPREVASLARTLELLPEAVRLLDGLDGLLGGVRTRLDGLPEVVTRIRAALVDDPPIRAGDGGLIRDGFHAGLDELRSAAVGHRAWLAELELAERARTGIGNLKVGFNNVFGYYLEVTGPHLGKVPPDYRQIATLKDRARFTRPDLREREREIARLEQAAERLELEVFTELRDSLAAHAEALSEAAGALAELDVLSALAEIAVECGWTRPQTVDGGARLTQARHPVVEAATGGKFVPNDAVLGPGRTTLLLTGPNMAGKSTYLRTVAICALLHQIGSFVPADGADLPVYDAIHTRIGASDDLAGGRSTFMVEMSELAAILHGVTARSLVILDEVGRGTSTLDGLAIAQAALEHLHGTGAHTLFATHYFELTRLEGEHPGLVNLHVAAEEDESAHDGRGGLTFYHQVIPGAARQSYGVEVARLAGLPAPVTARAARLLTALNTGSDDGRLTRELAALDLGRLTPLQALELLHGWQRAVVGAEPQQA